The nucleotide window TCTCTATTCATAGAGTACATTAAATGATCAAAAATGACTATAACAACTTCTTTAATGtgtcaataatatatatatatatatatatagatatatatattagagGAGTAACATTCCTGCTAGGCTATACTGAACTTCATTATTTCATAAACgaaaaatacaacaacaaagGGTGGAACCCATCACCTGCTACTCAATTGATTGATCGGATTATCTGAGAGATTTTTCAAGTGTCAGTATTTCACCCCTAAATTTTTTCTCCCCCACAAatataaaccctaaaatccatcGATCGATCGGATTATCTGTAGTGACTTTGTAATGCCCCCACAGTAATCATTTGCACCCATTCCCCATAACCATCTCTTGGAGGATTAAACCAAACTGGTAGAAACCTTTCTGATTTACACATAAGTCTTGTTTTCTTGAATCGGTTCACTAAAGCATTTTTTCCCTGTtaattagtagtagtagaaatttcacatcaaaaatcacaaacttaattaataatttatacctttatttttgaaatattacaatcaCGCACCTGGATCTTCGCAGCGACAATCTCAACACTCTTTACAGATCCTGGAAACACGTGTAGTTTGTCATTAAAAGcccaaaaaaaattccacaGAGTTCGGTGATCAGTGAAATTCACAAATGCATAGCCTATGCTCCTATTGTTTCtgcaaattcaaaaataaaagataatctAATAGTACTGAAGTAGTTTCTGTACTTTGCCTGCAAATAAAcacaagaaaattaattaaacgaGGTTATTTACTTATAATCCATAGGCAAATACAAGAAATCATAAGCGAAGACATGAAAATTTTCTCCATTTGAATTTCTCGCGTTTTGATTCTCCAGGAAGCAGTACTCGTCTAGAAATTGCATCAACATTTCACGGCTgtaaaggaaaaaatgaaatttaattagATCGATAATGATATGGAACTAGAGAGTCAGACggttaaattttgttttaatccAACTTCCAAATTAATATGAACaataaaagaagcaaaaaagttaaaaattactTGTAATGATAtggtatattttttatcattacaGTAGTTTTGTTCTCATGTGTTGAACTTATAGGTATCACATCGTATTTCACCAGCCCTCCTAGTCTAGGAGGAATATGCCGACGCTGGCGACGTGGTCGCACATTCTCCTGTGGCGGTGAATCGACGGTAGTAGTAGTAGGAAGCGGTGGAAGCATCGCCGGCTGAAATGGATGCGGTAGAATCATCGCCGGAGGAAATGGATGAGGTGGAAGCATCGCCGGTGGAAATGGAGGGAGTGGAAGCAGCACATACCGAGGAGGAGGGAGTGGGGGTGGCAGAGTGGACACAGGGATATATTCGGGTGCATGCGGGTTCAACGAACTCCCCTGAACAGCAGCCATGAAGGTACAATTGATAAAGTTGGTAGTGATTTTGAATAAAAGTGTCAGTTATTTCTTTCATATGAGAGGGAGAGAGAGGGGGAAAGAGAAATTTGAAGGGAccaaaagaaatttattttccGAGAAAAGTAGAATACTTCAATGGAAAACAGGGAGAACTATATTCTTTCTTATAAAGtgttaaaaaattgaatttataatACTAAgttatattcttttctttatccAAATTTACGCGAcacatttcatttttcgagatTCAAACGGATTTAACCTTGACCAGAAATCGCGcatgaaattttcatttttaaaaaaaatgaaatttatatatttataaattatatacaacGTACTAATAGTCAccataattgacaattcaaaataattattagatatcttaaaaaataaaaatatttttaaaaaaaaatattgtgtcaAGGATTTAAATTAAGCTGCAAAATATCTCTCACATAGGGGTTCAAATATGTCATATTTCTTTCAAGTTAAAATTCATTTATCATGTTCTTGAGATCTTTTATAAATCTTTTTAATATAACTTTAATAAAAGACAActcaatataaataattttatttttatatgtacaTATGTTATAACATTGTCGATTTAATTcccttttaaaatgaaaaaatgtgaGAAAGATGACCGaatttcattcattttgaattttttttttagtaaaacagtattttccatttcaataataaaattgaacccaaataaattgaaaaatattggcttctattttaaatttaatttgaatgcTGATCTAATCACACTTTTGTCTTCCCTCACATAACTAAATTCATTTATGTAAGGCTTGTTTAGCCATGTGAAACGTAGTCATTATATAAACTCatataagatgaaattgaaattttatttacatagaCAATTTAAGTTTAAAAAGCTACGTTTTTGTTCATAAAAGTAAAACCTCATATATATTCTGAAATTTAAGTAGTaaaagttcaacttcaaaataatgTTCTGAAGTCTCTCATTTGCGGAAGTTGAAGCTACAATAATTTGCCGAATGCCAAAGCTCCAACTCTTTGAACTTAAAAAGTGAATCCAACATagttttagtttaaaatattgtcatttttgAATTAAACTGTAGTATCTCACTtgtcaaatatattaattttgatcaCCACTTTATCATATTCAGgctaaaattacaaaataaattaatccaaCATATAAAATTCAAACTGAAAACTAGTAGACATATGAAAATATGTAATGAAACCAGAGGAACCAAATCAAATGTGTGATAGACATATCAGAGTAGAAGCAGCTCCTGCTAATGGCTATACTCAAACTTGTTTATTTCGTAAACgaaaaatacaacaacaaagGGTGGAGTCCATCACCTGCTTTTCAATTACTTCTCCCCTGCATACCTAGCTTAATtatctaaaccctaaaatcgATCGATCGGAATATCTGGAATGACTTCGAATTTCCCCACAGTAATCACTTGCACTGATTCCCTAGAACCATTTCTTGGAGGATTAAACTGAACTGGAAGACACTCTTCTGATTCACACACAAATCTTGTATTCTTGTATCGGTTCACTAAAGCATTTTTTCCCTGTTAATAAGTTGTAGTAGTAGAAATTCAACAtcaaaaattacaaacttaattaacaatttcttcttttagtTTTCAAATTTAACATTCACGCACCTGGATCTTCGCAATGACCATCTGAACGCTCCTTGCAGAATTTGGATACGCTTTTGCTCTCTCACTAAAAtgcccaaaaaaaattgagagagTTCTGTGATCGGTGAAATTCACAAATCCATAGCCTGCGCTGCTCGTCATTCTgcaaatgcaaaaataaaagataagttAATAGTACTGACTTCGACTGCAAAtaaaacacaagaaaaataattacataagaTTATTACTTGAAATTCATAGGCAAATACAAGAAATCATAAGCGAAGACAtgaatattttcttcatttgaatCTCTATTCTGTGTATGCATCTATTATAATAATTAGTTGtgacttataaaaaaaaatatgctgTGCCAATTATATTTTGAGCTAATCATTTATTGTGTTTACACTTAAGCGAAATAATTAGGTAATTTACGAGTACATAAATTATACTAAtgtgatatttttaatattatatcacGCTAAATATTGATGGGGCCTTTGGTGTATTTTATGAATATCACAATCATTGAATTAGAAGTACTTTTACTACTCACCtcattttgtttgtttatcgttgagtttaaaattcaattacttattaaattattgatttacAAATTAATGAAATGTTAGAATATAGAGAATTCAACAAGTTAGTAAATCCAgatgtgttatatatatatatccacagTTGTCTCCCTAATTACATTGCTTATAAGCTTTTTAGTTGTAACTAATTTAACAAATTATACAGTTATACAGTAGCTAACTTAACTAATTGATCACGTAGTTAGTTACTCTTAGCCTCTTTTAATTACTTAGCtcatcaacaaaaataataaactctATCTATCGCAAATAGAGGCTAATCACtgtatatttatttcttattataAGTCCATTATGATCGATTTGGACATTGTGCAACTTTATCATGTATATCGCTAAACAAATACATATGATCGATTGGTTTGCTAAGTATGgcagaaaaaaaatactatactattaatattgaataaaaatttcaaagaaaggtttaaaattaatttaaattatgctGCAGAATATCTCGCACGCGGGGGGGCGGGGGCGGGGGGGGCGCAAATAAGTCATAATTttttgaagttcatttattaTGTGTGTGATCACgctatttttatataaaaaaaaaatttatataatctcaataaaaaacaattcaatatgaagagatttttatttttttttataactgaaAAACATCCACAAGgattctttcttatttttttgcgTCACAACATATCAGTCTTTGGTTAGAATAAAACTAGAGAAAAAGGGTCGCGTATTGCTATAGGAAAAAACTGCAGCAATATAAAATAGCAGAAATGTGACCATCTTATAAGTTAtaagtgaaaatatttttttatattgttagtatagttttaatttaagaatttatTTGTCATGGTAATTCATAAGTAACTTGAttttgatatgtatatatattatacatagtCGATTTCATTCCccctaaaaagaaaaaactgtAAGTCGATTTCATTCcctctaaaaaggaaaaaatgtaaGAAGATGGCCGaatttcattcattttgaatTAAGATTTCAagttgaaataataataataaagaaaaaaacgaTATTAGAGTGTTTTCCATCTAATAAGATTTGAATTGAAcccaaataaattgaaaaatattcacttttgttttaaatttaatcTTGATCTCGTTCACTCTGTTTGCCATGTGAGATAAAATTATGATATGAAACAAAAGTTTTATTTGGacatataatttgaattttttattgtattttatgtcTATAAACATAAACCCTCATATGTTCTCTGAAGTTTAATTCATAAAAGATCAACTTCAAGATAATTTTCTAAAGTCTCATTTGTGGAAATTAAAGCTACAATATTTAGTCTTGACTTGGAACTTATATAATGTTCTAGAGTCTAGTTTGCCGAAAGTTAAAAAGTGACTCGAACAttgttttagttaaaaaaaaattgtcatttttgTATTAGACTTTAGTATCTCACTtgtcaaatatattaattttgaaaatcacTTTATTATATTCATgctaaaattacaaattaaattaatccaACAACTAAAATTCAAACTGAAAACTAGTAGATATATTATCCATGTGATGTGCTATGAAAATATGTAATGCAACCAGAGGAGTAAAAGAACAAATCAAATGTCTCATAGCATATCAGAGGAGTAACTTCCAATCTCGTGAGTATTTCGTAAACgaaaaatacaacaacaaagGGTGGATTTCATCACCTGATCTGAGAGATTTCTCAGGTGACAGTATTCCACCCCTCAATTACAAAGCTAGCTAATGTAAACCCTATAATTGATCAATCGGATTATCAGGATTGACTTCAAATTTCCCCACTTGCAATGATCTAATAACCATCTCTTGGAGGATAAAACCCTATTGCTTCTGACGCATATTTTGCACTCTGGAATTCTCCGTCACTGAAAGCCAAAATAAAATTCCACAGACTTCTTTTATCCGTGAAATTCACAAATGCATAACCTTTGATCCTATTCATTCTgcaaatggaaaaataaaagaaaagctAATAGTACGGAAGTTGCTCTGCAAATAACAACATATAATTACACGAGATTATTACTCACATGGTATCCAAAGGCAAATACAAGTAATCATAAGCGAAGACATGGATATTTTCTCCATTTGAATATCTCGCTTTTTCATTCTCCTGTAAGCAGAAATCGTCTAGAAATCGTATCATCAATCCACGGCtgtaaaggaaaaaataaattaattagatgCTGATATGGAACTATTAAAATCTTGTTTTAATCAACTTCCAAATAAGGCAAAAGGTAATATGTACATTTAAAGAAGCAAAAAGTTATAAATTACTCGTAGTGAAATGGGATATTCTTGATCATGACAGTAGTTTCGTTATTAGGTATCCATTTCTCCACCCATCGTAGTCTAGGAGGAATACTCCGACGTCGTCGCACATTCTCCTGCGGCGGTGAAACGACGGTAGGAAGAGGAAGAAGCGGTGGAAGCGCCGGCGGATATGGACGCGGTGGAAGCTGCATCACCGGCAGAAATTGATATCTTGGAAGCATCATCAGCCATGGAAGTACAATTGATAAAGCTGGTAGTGATTTTGAAAAGAAGTGTTAGGTTAACTGTTTCttttataggaaaaaaaaaagtgagaaatTGAGAATTGAATATATAGTGAAGgaagaaatgaaaagaaagaaatgagaCTATTCCCCTTTACTGGAGGCTGAGTTTAGTCTTGAATATAAAAATGGAAATACTTTTATCGGAATGAAGTTTTATgcaatatgaatttgaaatggTAAAATTATACCGTGTCAATTATACTTTGAGCTATTGTATTTATACTCAAAGTGAAATAATAAGGTACTTTATGACTATTACAATCATTGAATTAAGAGCTCTACTAC belongs to Solanum stenotomum isolate F172 chromosome 1, ASM1918654v1, whole genome shotgun sequence and includes:
- the LOC125846926 gene encoding protein terminal ear1 homolog, which gives rise to MQLPPRPYPPALPPLLPLPTVVSPPQENVRRRRSIPPRLRWVEKWIPNNETTVMIKNIPFHYDRGLMIRFLDDFCLQENEKNRDSNEENIHVFAYDFLYLPMNFKMTSSAGYGFVNFTDHRTLSIFFGHFSERAKAYPNSARSVQMVIAKIQGKNALVNRYKNTRFVCESEECLPVQFNPPRNGSRESVQVITVGKFEVIPDIPIDRF
- the LOC125846882 gene encoding protein terminal ear1 homolog — protein: MAAVQGSSLNPHAPEYIPVSTLPPPLPPPRTVDSPPQENVRPRRQRRHIPPRLGGLVKYDVIPISSTHENKTTVMIKNIPYHYNREMLMQFLDEYCFLENQNARNSNGENFHVFAYDFLYLPMDYKNNRSIGYAFVNFTDHRTLWNFFWAFNDKLHVFPGSVKSVEIVAAKIQGKNALVNRFKKTRLMCKSERFLPVWFNPPRDGYGEWVQMITVGALQSHYR